In one window of Arachis ipaensis cultivar K30076 chromosome B06, Araip1.1, whole genome shotgun sequence DNA:
- the LOC107645818 gene encoding probable aldo-keto reductase 1 isoform X4, whose translation MAEPQRIPTVNLGSQGLVVSKLGLGCMGLTGTYNHPLPEDQGITVVKHAFNKGITFFDTADVYGANANELLLAKALKQLPRDKIQIATKFGVLKLDFANLHVKGTPDYVRSCCEASLKRLDVEYIDLYYQHRVDTSVPIEQTMGELKKLVEEKKVKYIGLSEASSDTIRRAHAVHPITAVQIEWSLWTRDIEDEIVPLCRKLGIGIVSYSPLGRGFFGGKGVVETLPSVSSLSAHPRYQAENIEKNKRIYKRIESLAKKYECTTPQLALAWVLQQGNDVVPIPGTTKIKNLDENIGALSVKFTEKELREISEAIPVDDIAGIQHYNEGHGKLSWKFANTPPKDSSVYEL comes from the exons ATGGCAGAACCACAGAGAATTCCTACTGTCAACCTTGGTTCCCAAGGCCTTGTG GTTTCAAAGTTGGGACTGGGGTGTATGGGCCTTACTGGAACTTACAATCATCCTCTTCCAGAAGACCAAGGCATCACCGTCGTTAAGCATGCATTCAATAAAGGCATCACTTTTTTTGACACTGCTGATGTCTATGGTGCTAATGCTAACGAACTCTTGCTAGCCAAG GCTTTGAAGCAGTTGCCTAGGGACAAGATTCAGATAGCAACAAAGTTCGGCGTTTTAAAGTTAGACTTTGCTAATTTGCATGTCAAGGGTACACCAGACTATGTGCGGTCATGTTGTGAAGCCAGCTTGAAACGCCTTGACGTTGAATACATTGATCTCTATTATCAGCATAGAGTCGACACATCCGTGCCTATAGAACAAACA ATGGGCGAACTTAAGAAACTCGTTGAGGAGAAAAAAGTGAAATATATAGGGTTATCTGAAGCCAGCAGTGATACAATAAGGAGAGCGCATGCTGTTCATCCTATTACCGCAGTTCAAATAGAGTGGTCTCTTTGGACTCGAGACATCGAGGACGAAATAGTTCCTCTTTGCAG GAAACTTGGTATTGGAATTGTGTCTTATAGCCCTCTTGGTCGTGGCTTTTTTGGTGGAAAAGGAGTTGTCGAAACTTTACCTTCTGTTAGCTCCTTG AGTGCTCATCCTCGGTACCAAGCAGAGAACATAGAGAAGAACAAGAGGATATATAAGAGAATAGAAAGCCTTGCAAAGAAGTATGAGTGCACCACTCCTCAGTTGGCATTAGCATGGGTACTCCAACAAGGCAATGATGTTGTGCCTATTCCTG GAACTACTAAAATCAAGAACTTGGATGAAAACATAGGTGCTTTGTCGGTGAAATTTACTGAGAAGGAGCTAAGGGAAATTTCGGAAGCAATTCCAGTTGATGATATAGCAGGAATTCAGCACTACAATGAAGGGCATGGCAAGTTATCTTGGAAGTTTGCTAACACACCTCCAAAAGATTCAAGCGTTTATGAACTTTGA